The DNA sequence TTGATGTCGTGGCGGCCGGGCTCGGCCCAGGAGCGGATCATCGCGTCGCCCCACAGGGTGCGGCGGTCGTCGCGGCCGGTGGAGAGCCGGACCTCGGAGACGAAGACGACGGACGAGGCGACGGCCCAGTCCTCGTCACAGCCGCGGACGCGCAGTTTGACCTGCGCCCCCGGTTCCGCCGGATTGGGGTCTGCCGAGACGCTGCCGCGGTCACGGTTCCAGTCCTCCTCCGCGAAGGCGAAGGGGGCGGTCACGGCGGACAGGGCCGTCAGGGCGACGGCCACCCCGGTGACACGGAGAGCGAACACATCACTGCGCATGGTGAACCTCCTCAACAAGGAGATTCACGCGCGGCGCGCCGCTCCGCATCCGGAGCGGCGCCCTCTTGGCCCGTACGTGTCAGCCGTACGCGCTAAACCAGATCGACCAGATCGGCGATGGAGTCGAACGTGTGGGTCGGGCGGTACGGGAACTTCTCGGTGTCCTCGACCGACGTCAGACCGGTCAGCACGAGGAAGGTCTGCATGCCCGCCTCCAGCCCGGCGAGGATGTCGGTGTCCATCCGGTCGCCGATCATCGCGCTGCTGTGGGAGTGCGCGCCGATGGCGTTCAGTCCGGTGCGCATCATCAGCGGGTTGGGCTTGCCGGCGAAGTACGGCTTCTTGCCGGTCGCCTTGGTGATCAGCGCGGCGACCGCGCCCGTGGCGGGCAGCGGGCCCTCGGCGGAGGGGCCGGTCTCGTCCGGGTTGGTGCAGATGAAGCGGGCGCCCGCGTTGATCAGGCGGACCGCCTTGGTCATGGCCTCGAAGCTGTACGTCCGGGTCTCGCCCAGGACCACGTAGTCCGGCTCGTGGTCGGTCAGGATGTAGCCGATGTCGTGCAGGGCGGTGGTCAGGCCGGCCTCGCCGATGACGTACGCGGTGCCGCCCGGACGCTGGTCGTCGAGGAACTTCGCGGTGGCCAGGGCCGAGGTCCAGATGTTCTCCACCGGGACTTCCAGCCCCATCCGGCTCAGGCGGGCCTGGAGGTCGCGCGGGGTGTAGATGGAGTTGTTGGTCAGCACGAGGAAGGGCTTGCCGGACTCGCGCAGCCGGTTGATGAAGGCGTCGGCGCCGGGGATCGGGATGCCCTCGTGGACGAGGACCCCGTCCATGTCGGTGAGCCAGGATTCGATCGGCTTGCGCTCTGCCACTGGACTGTTCTCCGCTCTCGGTGGCGTCTGACGTCTGTGACGTCTGTGACCTCTGGTCTCTACCACCTTATCCGGGCCGGACCGCGGACGCGTGGGGCGTCCACGGCCCGGACCGTACGGCGGAACGGGCGGCCGCGAAGGCCCGTCGACGGGGCCCGCGACGGCCCTGCGATGGGCCCGCGATGGGCCCCGCCGAAGGTCCCGTACCCGCCGAAAGGTTCCGTCAGCCGAGCTTGACGTTGTCCACGGTCCAGTACCAGTTGTTGCTGCCGGCGTAGCGGAAGCGGACCTGGACGTCGGTGGCGCCGGCCGGGACCTGGAGCGCGATCGACTCGGAGCGGGCGACCGCGTCGGCGGTGTAGCTCTTGACGACCGACGCCGTGCCGCCGTTGTAGGAGACCAGGACCTGGGCGGTCTGGCCGGCCTCGTGGTGGTAGTGGGTCTGGAAGGTCAGGTTCTTCGTGGTGCCGCCCGTGACCGCCCACTTGGGGGTGACGAGCGTGGAGTCGTAGGAGCCGGTGTGGCTCTTGTCGTCCCACTCGTCGGAGTCGGCGACGGCGAACACGTCACGGGAGCGGACGTTCAGCTCGCGCCACTGGTCGCGCTGCGCCTGGCTCCAGAACTCGTCGGTCGCGAAGGCCCATCCGGCCCACTCGGTGACACCGCCCGTGCCCATCTTGGAGTTGTCGACGGACCAGCCGGCCGGCGGGGTGTGCGTGAAGCCCTTGGTGCCGGCCGGGATGCCCGTCTCGTCCACGCGCGCCTGGAGGTTGGGGCGCAGGGTGTCGAAGGCGTCGCCGTCGTCCGGTGCGCCCAGCGGGATGCCGTCGATCGCGGAGCCGGGGGTGACCCCGACCTGGGCGAGCGCGGTCGCCGCGACGTCGACGAGCTTCACGTCGTCGCGTACCGAACCGGCCGGAATGCCGGCGCCCTTGGCGAGGACGAAGGTGCCGCGCTCCTGGATGGTGGAGCCGCCGTGGCCGCCGGAGTTGGTGTGGCCGTGGTCGGTGGAGACCAGGACCTTCCAGTTCTCCTGGGCGTAGGTCGGGCGGTTCTGGACGGCGGTGAGGAGCTGCCCGACCAGGACGTCGACGCGGGCGATGGTGTCCAGGTACTGCTGGCTGGCGGCGCCGTAGGAGTGGCCGGCCGCGTCGATCTCGCCGAGGTAGACGAAGGCGGCGTCCGGGTTCTGGCCCTGCAGCTCGGCGGCGGCGGCCGCGGCGATCTTCGGGTCCTCGTTGCGGTAGCCGTCGCGGTCGCCCTTGAGGGAGAGGCGCTTGTCGACCTTGGCCGAGAAGATCGGGCCGTTCTGGTCGGTGGAGGTGATGGGCTCCCAGTCGGCGGCCGCGTACGTGTTGAGCGCCGGGTTGGCGTTCTCGATGCGGGTCAGGAAGTCCGGGTAGGCCGTGTAGTTCTTGCCGGTGAAGGAGTTGTCCTTCACGCCGTGCTTGTCGGGCCAGACGCCGGTGGCGATGGTGGACCAGCCGGGGCCCGAGGAGGTGGCGGCCATCGGGTTCGCGTACAGGGTGCTGCGGGCGGTCAGGCCCTGGGCCATCAGGCCTTTCAGGTGCGGGGCGTTGGCGGCCTTGACGCGGTCCAGGACCGCGCCGTCGATGCCGATGACGAGCACCTTGTTCGCGGCGGCCGCCGCTTCGTCGGCGGGCGCGGCGGTCGCGGCGTGGGCGCCGAGGCCGGTGGCGAGCAGGACCGTGGCGGTGGCGGCCACGGCGAGGGTCCGTCCGGACAGGACAGTGGACACGTACTCCTCCGGGAGTAATCGTGGGGAAGGCGCAGGGGACGTACGGGGCGTGCGGTCGTACGGCGGTCGTGCGTCAGCGCGAGCGAGCGTACGGCGGGTCCGGACCGAAGGCGAGACTCGGTCCAGACCCGTTATCCATGCGTCACTATCCCGGTCGTGGGTGACCGGGAGGCGACCGGTCAGCTTCCGGTGGCCGACTTCCACGCGTCGACGTAGCCGGTGAGGTTCTTGTCGATGTCGGCCCAGTCCGGCTCGAAGATCTCGACCCCGGTCATGAGCTTGGTGAGCTCGACGGCGTTGGCGTCGGTGGGCTTGACGTCCGTACGGGCCGGGAAGCCGCCGCCGACACCGCTGACCAGCTTCTGGGCGTCCTCGCTGAGGAGGTAGTCGAGGAGCTTCTTGCCGTTCTCGGTGTGCGGGGCCTTGGCGACGAGGCCGGCCGCGTACGGGAGGGAGAAGGTGGTGGGCTTGCCGCCGTCCTTGGCGGGGAACCAGATGCCGAGGTTCGGCATGGACTTGGACTGCGCGAAGTTCATCTGGACGTCGCCGTTGGCGACGAGCAGCTCGCCCTTGTCCGTCTTCGGCGCCAGCTTGCTGGTGGAGGAGGACGGGCCGACGTTGTTGGCCTGGAGCTTCTTCAGGTACTCGTTGGCCTGCTCCTTGCCGCCGAAGTCGTGCATCGCCTTGATGAGCACGGCGGTGCCGTCGCCCGCGACGCCGGGGGTGGAGTACTGGAGCTTGCCCTTGTACTTGGGGTCCAGGAGCTCTTCCCAGGTCTTGGGGGCCGCCGCCAGCTCCTTCTTGTTGTAGATGAAGCCGAAGTAGTTGTTGACGACCGAGGTCCACTTGCCGTCGGAGGACTTGTTCGCCCCGTTGACCTTGTCCGCGCCCTGCGGCGTGTAGGCCTGGAGGAGGCCCTTGCCGTCGGCCTGCTGGATGAACGGGGGCAGCGTGATCAGTACGTCGGCCTGTGTGTTGGTCTTCTCGCGGACGGCGCGCTGCACCATCTCCCCCGAGCCGCCCTCCACGTACTTGACCTCGATGCCGGTCTTCTTCGTGAAGTCGGCGAAGACCTGGTCGTACCAGCCGTCGCCCTTGTCGCTCTTGAGGCCGTCGGCGCTGTAGACGGTGACGACCTTCTCGCCGCCGCCCTTGGAGTCGGTGGCGGAGGAGGAGCCGCCGCAGGCGGTGAGGCCGGCGGCGAGGGCGAGGCTGCCGGTGACGGCGGCGGTGATGCGGAGGTGTCTGTTGCTGGGCATGGAACTTCCTTACGGGGAAAGGGAGTCAGCAGGGGAATCAGCGGGGTGCGGCGGGTCTGGCACGGACTGGCAGGGGGCTACACGGCCTGGCAGGGGGCTAGCGGTACGCGGCCCTGGTGCGGACGCGCGAGACGGCCAGCAGGACCAGCAGGGTGGTGGCCATCAGGACCACGGCGACGGCGGAGCCGCTGAAGAGCGAGCCGCGGTCGGTGGCGGTGAAGATGCGGACGGGCAGGGGCATCCAGTCCGGCGGGTAGAGCATCATCGTGGCGCTCAGCTCACCCATGGACAGGGCGAAACAGAGCCCGGCCGCCGCGGTGAGCGACGGGAGCAGGAGGGGGAGCTTGACCCGCCACAGCACGTACGCGGGACGGGCGCCCAGGGAGGCCGCCGCCTGCTCGTAGGCGGGGTCGAGACGCACGATGGCAGCCGAAACCGACTGGTAGGCGAACGCCGTGACAAGAATCGTGTGCGCCAGGATCACGATCGAGCTGGTGCCGTTGAGGAGCAGCGGCGGCTTGCTGAAGGCGACGAGCACGGCGAGGCCGACGACCACGGACGGCACGGCGACCGGCAGCATGAACAGCGCGTCCAGCGCGCCCTTTCCGCGCCTCCGCAGCCCCGCCGCGGCGAGCGCCGCCCAGGTGCCGACGGTGAGCGCGATCAGGCTGGCGGCCAGGGCGGTGAGCAGCGAGGTGGTCAGCGCCTGGAGGGATTCGCCGCGGACGGCGGCGGCGTAGTTCTCGGTGGTGGGGCCGGAGGGGAAGGCCCCGGACCAGTGCGTCGAGAAGGAGGCGGCCACCACGACGAGCAGGGGCAGGGCGAAGAGGGGCAGGAAGAGGAGGCCGAAGAGGCTCCAGGCGGCCCAGCGGCCGCTCTTGCTATGCACCAGCACGCTTGCTCACCATCCGGTAAAGGCCGAACAGGCCGACGGAGATCACGATGTTGACGACGGCGACCACGCAGGCGGCGGCGTAGTCGGATTCGAGGATCGCCTTGCCGTAGATGAGCATCGGGAGCGTGGTGACGTCCTTGGCTCCGGTGAACAGGACGATCCCGAACTCGTTGAGGCACATGACCAGGACGAGGCTGCCGCCGGCGGCGAGGGCCGGGAGGGCCTCGGGCAGGATCACCCGGCGGATGATGCGGCCGGGCTTCGCGCCGAGCGAGGAGGCCACCTCCAGCTGGGCGGTGTCCAGCTGGGAGAAGGCCGCGAGCAGCGGGCGCATCACGAAGGGCGTGAAGTAGGTGATCTCCGCGAGGAGGACGCCCCAGGGGGTGGTCAGGAAGTGGAAGGGCCCCTCCCGGGTGCCGAAGGCGTCGGTCCACAGGCCGTTGGCCATGCCGACCGTGCCGTAGACGAAGAGGAGGGCGAGGGTGATGAGGAAGGAGGGGAAGGAGAGGAAGACGTCGATGAACTTGGCCACGGCGCGGGCCCCGGGGAACGGGACGAAGGCGATGACCAGCGCGAGCCCGAAGCCGAGGACCAGGCAGCCGGCGGTGGCGCCGACGGCGAGCCAGACCGTGGTGCCGAGGGCTTCGCGGAAGGAGTGCGAGGCGAAGACGGAGGCGTAGGCGTCGAAGGTGCCGCCCCCGCTCTCGGGGGACAGGGACTGCTGGACGACCAGCGCGAGGGGGTAGAGGAAGATCGCCGCGAGCACGGCGACGGGAGGCACGGTCCACAGCCAGCCGGGCACGCTACGGGGCGCACGTGCGGCCTTCGCCGCGAAGCCGCCGGGGGCTTCGGCCGGGCTTTCGGGCGTGCCCGGGGCAGGGCTTCGTACGGGCTGGTGGGGTATGACCGCGGGCTCGGGGTCGGCCGCCGCCGGGACGGGTGTGGGGGTCGGCGCGGGTGCGGCGGGCGGCACGGGTGCGGGGGGCGGCACGGGTGCGGCGGCGCGCCGGTTCGTGGCCTCAGCCATCGGAGACCCCTGCGGCCAGCAGCACCGCGTCGCGCGGCTCGAAGTGCAGGGTGACCTGGTCGCCCAGCGCCGGGGTCTCGCGCAGTTCGGGCAGGTCCGCCTTGACCCGGTGGCCCTCGATGTCCACGTAGAGCCGGTGGGTCGAACCGCGCCACTGCACCTCGGTGATGGTCCCGCTCAGCGCGTTGGGGCCGGCGCCGAGGCCGAGCAGGTGCGGGCGGACGCACAGGGTGGCGCCGGCGCCGACGGCGGCGCGGCCGGGGTCGAGGGTGAGGGGGTGCCCGGCGAAGAGCGCGCCGCCGTCGGCGACGGTGACGGGCAGCAGGTTGGCGTTGCCGACGAAGGAGGCGGTGAACTCGGTGCGCGGGGCCCGGTACAGGTCCTGCGGGGTGCCGCAGTCCTGCAGGCGGGCCTGGTCCATGACGGCGATCCGGTCGGCCAGGGTCAGCGCCTCGACCTGGTCGTGGGTGACGTAGAGGATGGACACGTCGGGGAGTTCGCGGTGCAGCCGGGCCAGTTCGGCGAGCATCCCGGAGCGCAGCTGCGCGTCGAGCGCGGACAGCGGCTCGTCCAGGAGGAGGACGCCGGGGCGGATGGCGAGGGCGCGGGCGATGGCCACGCGCTGCTGCTGTCCGCCGGAGAGTTCGCGGGGGTAGCGCTTGGCGTAGGCCGCCATCCCGGTCATCTCCAGGGCCTCGGCGACGCGGCCGGGGATCTCCGCCTTGGGCGCCTTCTGCGCGCGCAGGCCGAAGGCGACGTTGTCCGCGACGCGCATGTGCGGGAAGAGCGCGTACTGCTGGACGACCATGCCGATGCCGCGCTTGTGCGGCGGGAGCGCGGTGACGTCCCGGCCGCCGATCAGGATCCGGCCCGAGGCGGGGCGGACGAAGCCGGCCACCGCGCGCAGGGCCGTGGTCTTGCCGGAGCCGGAGGGGCCGAGCAGCGCCATGACCTCGCCGGGCTCGACGGTCAGGTCGAGGGAGTCCAGGACGGTGGTACCGCCGTAGGCGACCGAGACGGAGTCGAAGCGGATGCCGCTCACGCGCCGCGCTCCCGCTCCTGGTCCGCGTGCTCAAGGAGTGCGGGCAGCTCGGCGATGGAGGCCAGGACGTGGGTGGCGCCGTGCTCGGTGAGGGCCGCGCGGTCGTGGGCGCCGGTGAGGACGCCCGCCACGATCCCGGCGCCGGAGCGGACGCCGCTGAGCATGTCGTACGACGTGTCGCCGGCGACCACGGCGTCGCGTACGTCGGCCACGGCGCCGGTGCGCAGGAAGGCGGCCAGCACCATGTCCGGGTACGGCCGGCCGCGGCCGCCCGCGTCGGCGGGGCACAGGGTGAGGTCGGCCAGGTCCTGCCAGCCGAGGGCGTCGAGGATGGCGTCCTGGGTGACGCGGGCGAAGCCGGTGGTGAGGGCCACGGTGCGGCCGTCGGCGCGGAGCTTCTCGATGGCCTCGCGGGCGCCGGGGATCGGGGCGATGAGGCCGCCGTCGACGAGTTCCCCGTAGGCCTCCTCGAAGGCGGAGTTGGCTCGCCGGGCGAGGTCCTCGGCGCCGAAGAGGTGGCGGAAGACGGAGATCTTGGACTCGCCCATGGTGTCGCGGACGTACTGGAGCTTGGCGGCGTGGTCGGCGCTGCCCGGCTCGACGCCGAGGCGCTCGGCGGCCCGCTCGAAGGCGCGCTCGACGAGGCCGCCGTCGGCGACGGTGGTGCCGGCCATGTCGAGGACGATCAGGCCGTGTTCGCGCGTGGTGTGGGGGGTGTGGTTGTCGGTCATGGTGCTTACCAGCCCAGTTCGTTCGCGGTGGTTTCGGCTATGGCGGGCGAGCAGGTCATGCCGCGGCCGCCGGGCCCGGTCACCAGCCAGACGCCGTCGGCCACCTGCTGGCGGTG is a window from the Streptomyces sp. NBC_01244 genome containing:
- a CDS encoding HAD-IIA family hydrolase; this translates as MAERKPIESWLTDMDGVLVHEGIPIPGADAFINRLRESGKPFLVLTNNSIYTPRDLQARLSRMGLEVPVENIWTSALATAKFLDDQRPGGTAYVIGEAGLTTALHDIGYILTDHEPDYVVLGETRTYSFEAMTKAVRLINAGARFICTNPDETGPSAEGPLPATGAVAALITKATGKKPYFAGKPNPLMMRTGLNAIGAHSHSSAMIGDRMDTDILAGLEAGMQTFLVLTGLTSVEDTEKFPYRPTHTFDSIADLVDLV
- a CDS encoding alkaline phosphatase family protein, producing MSTVLSGRTLAVAATATVLLATGLGAHAATAAPADEAAAAANKVLVIGIDGAVLDRVKAANAPHLKGLMAQGLTARSTLYANPMAATSSGPGWSTIATGVWPDKHGVKDNSFTGKNYTAYPDFLTRIENANPALNTYAAADWEPITSTDQNGPIFSAKVDKRLSLKGDRDGYRNEDPKIAAAAAAELQGQNPDAAFVYLGEIDAAGHSYGAASQQYLDTIARVDVLVGQLLTAVQNRPTYAQENWKVLVSTDHGHTNSGGHGGSTIQERGTFVLAKGAGIPAGSVRDDVKLVDVAATALAQVGVTPGSAIDGIPLGAPDDGDAFDTLRPNLQARVDETGIPAGTKGFTHTPPAGWSVDNSKMGTGGVTEWAGWAFATDEFWSQAQRDQWRELNVRSRDVFAVADSDEWDDKSHTGSYDSTLVTPKWAVTGGTTKNLTFQTHYHHEAGQTAQVLVSYNGGTASVVKSYTADAVARSESIALQVPAGATDVQVRFRYAGSNNWYWTVDNVKLG
- a CDS encoding 2-aminoethylphosphonate ABC transporter substrate-binding protein; amino-acid sequence: MPSNRHLRITAAVTGSLALAAGLTACGGSSSATDSKGGGEKVVTVYSADGLKSDKGDGWYDQVFADFTKKTGIEVKYVEGGSGEMVQRAVREKTNTQADVLITLPPFIQQADGKGLLQAYTPQGADKVNGANKSSDGKWTSVVNNYFGFIYNKKELAAAPKTWEELLDPKYKGKLQYSTPGVAGDGTAVLIKAMHDFGGKEQANEYLKKLQANNVGPSSSTSKLAPKTDKGELLVANGDVQMNFAQSKSMPNLGIWFPAKDGGKPTTFSLPYAAGLVAKAPHTENGKKLLDYLLSEDAQKLVSGVGGGFPARTDVKPTDANAVELTKLMTGVEIFEPDWADIDKNLTGYVDAWKSATGS
- a CDS encoding ABC transporter permease, whose product is MLVHSKSGRWAAWSLFGLLFLPLFALPLLVVVAASFSTHWSGAFPSGPTTENYAAAVRGESLQALTTSLLTALAASLIALTVGTWAALAAAGLRRRGKGALDALFMLPVAVPSVVVGLAVLVAFSKPPLLLNGTSSIVILAHTILVTAFAYQSVSAAIVRLDPAYEQAAASLGARPAYVLWRVKLPLLLPSLTAAAGLCFALSMGELSATMMLYPPDWMPLPVRIFTATDRGSLFSGSAVAVVLMATTLLVLLAVSRVRTRAAYR
- a CDS encoding 2-aminoethylphosphonate ABC transporter permease subunit, producing the protein MAEATNRRAAAPVPPPAPVPPAAPAPTPTPVPAAADPEPAVIPHQPVRSPAPGTPESPAEAPGGFAAKAARAPRSVPGWLWTVPPVAVLAAIFLYPLALVVQQSLSPESGGGTFDAYASVFASHSFREALGTTVWLAVGATAGCLVLGFGLALVIAFVPFPGARAVAKFIDVFLSFPSFLITLALLFVYGTVGMANGLWTDAFGTREGPFHFLTTPWGVLLAEITYFTPFVMRPLLAAFSQLDTAQLEVASSLGAKPGRIIRRVILPEALPALAAGGSLVLVMCLNEFGIVLFTGAKDVTTLPMLIYGKAILESDYAAACVVAVVNIVISVGLFGLYRMVSKRAGA
- a CDS encoding ABC transporter ATP-binding protein, which encodes MSGIRFDSVSVAYGGTTVLDSLDLTVEPGEVMALLGPSGSGKTTALRAVAGFVRPASGRILIGGRDVTALPPHKRGIGMVVQQYALFPHMRVADNVAFGLRAQKAPKAEIPGRVAEALEMTGMAAYAKRYPRELSGGQQQRVAIARALAIRPGVLLLDEPLSALDAQLRSGMLAELARLHRELPDVSILYVTHDQVEALTLADRIAVMDQARLQDCGTPQDLYRAPRTEFTASFVGNANLLPVTVADGGALFAGHPLTLDPGRAAVGAGATLCVRPHLLGLGAGPNALSGTITEVQWRGSTHRLYVDIEGHRVKADLPELRETPALGDQVTLHFEPRDAVLLAAGVSDG
- a CDS encoding phosphonatase-like hydrolase yields the protein MTDNHTPHTTREHGLIVLDMAGTTVADGGLVERAFERAAERLGVEPGSADHAAKLQYVRDTMGESKISVFRHLFGAEDLARRANSAFEEAYGELVDGGLIAPIPGAREAIEKLRADGRTVALTTGFARVTQDAILDALGWQDLADLTLCPADAGGRGRPYPDMVLAAFLRTGAVADVRDAVVAGDTSYDMLSGVRSGAGIVAGVLTGAHDRAALTEHGATHVLASIAELPALLEHADQERERGA